The Centroberyx gerrardi isolate f3 chromosome 12, fCenGer3.hap1.cur.20231027, whole genome shotgun sequence genome has a window encoding:
- the LOC139919790 gene encoding trypsin-1 — protein MRSLVFVLLIGAAFATEDDKIVGGYECKAHSQPHQVSLNSGYHFCGGSLVNANWVVSAAHCYKSRVQVRMGEHNIMVTEGHEQFISSSRVIRHPNYSSYNINNDIMLIKLSKPATLNQYVQPVALPTSCAPAGTMCKVSGWGNTMSSTADGDKLQCLDIPILSEEDCDNSYPGMITNAMFCAGYLEGGKDSCQGDSGGPVVCDGELQGVVSWGYGCAEKNHPGVYARVCLFNDWLERTMASY, from the exons ATGAGGTCTCTGGTCTTCGTTCTGCTCATCGGAGCTGCTT tcgCCACGGAGGACGACAAGATCGTCGGAGGGTATGAGTGCAAAGCCCACTCCCAGCCCCATCAGGTGTCTCTGAACTCTGGCTACCACTTCTGTGGAGGCTCCCTGGTGAACGCTAACTGGGTTGTGTCTGCCGCTCACTGCTACAAGTC ccgTGTGCAGGTGCGTATGGGCGAGCACAACATCATGGTCACCGAGGGCCATGAGCAGTTCATCTCCTCTTCCCGTGTCATCCGCCACCCCAACTACTCCTCCTACAACATCAACAATGACATCATGCTGATCAAGCTGAGCAAGCCCGCCACCCTCAACCAGTACGTGCAGCCTGTGGCTCTGCCCACCAGCTGTGCCCCCGCTGGCACCATGTGCAAAGTCTCTGGCTGGGGCAACACCATGAGCTCCA ctgctgacGGCGACAAGCTGCAGTGCCTGGACATCCCCATCCTGTCTGAAGAGGACTGTGACAACTCCTACCCCGGCATGATCACCAACGCCATGTTCTGCGCTGGATACCTGGAGGGAGGCAAGGACTCCTGCCAG GGTGACTCTGGTGGCCCCGTTGTGTGCGACGGTGAGCTGCAGGGTGTCGTGTCCTGGGGCTACGGATGTGCCGAGAAGAACCACCCCGGTGTCTACGCCAGG GTCTGCCTGTTCAACGACTGGCTGGAGCGCACCATGGCCAGCTACTAA
- the LOC139919445 gene encoding trypsin-2-like isoform X2: protein MRFLVFVLLLGAAFATEDDKIVGGRECRPHSQPHQVSLNSGYHFCGGSLVNENWVVSAAHCYKSKMDIVLGDHNRWFMDGNEQIISAARVIPHPNYESWLVNNDIMLIKLSEPATINEYVQPVALPTSCAPAGTMCTVSGWGVTMSSCDNRLQCLDIPILSKEDCDNSYPDMITDAMFCAGYLEGGKDSCQGDSGGPVVCDGELQGVVSWGFGCAEKNHPGVYAKTCIFTDWLQSTMASY, encoded by the exons ATGAGGTTTCTGGTGTTCGTTCTGCTCCTAGGAGCTGCCT TTGCCACGGAGGATGACAAGATCGTTGGCGGGCGTGAGTGCAGGCCTCACTCCCAGCCCCATCAGGTGTCTCTGAACTCTGGCTACCACTTCTGCGGCGGCTCCCTGGTCAACGAGAACTGGGTCGTGTCTGCCGCTCACTGCTACAAGTC CAAGATGGACATTGTTCTCGGTGACCACAACCGCTGGTTCATGGACGGCAATGAGCAGATCATTTCTGCTGCCCGTGTGATCCCCCATCCCAACTATGAATCCTGGCTGGTTAACAATGACATCATGCTGATCAAGCTGAGCGAACCCGCCACCATCAATGAGTACGTGCAGCCTGTGGCTCTGCCCACTAGCTGTGCCCCCGCTGGCACCATGTGCACCGTCTCCGGTTGGGGTGTGACCATGAGCTCCTGTGA CAACAGACTGCAGTGCCTGGACATCCCCATCCTGTCTAAAGAGGACTGTGACAACTCCTACCCCGACATGATCACTGATGCCATGTTCTGCGCTGGATATCTGGAGGGAGGCAAGGACTCCTGCCAG ggtgaCTCTGGTGGCCCCGTGGTGTGCGACGGTGAGCTGCAGGGTGTCGTGTCCTGGGGCTTTGGGTGCGCTGAGAAGAACCACCCTGGTGTCTACGCTAAG ACCTGCATTTTCACTGACTGGCTGCAGAGCACCATGGCCAGCTACTAA
- the LOC139919445 gene encoding trypsin-1-like isoform X1 produces the protein MRFLVFVLLLGAAFATEDDKIVGGRECRPHSQPHQVSLNSGYHFCGGSLVNENWVVSAAHCYKSKMDIVLGDHNRWFMDGNEQIISAARVIPHPNYESWLVNNDIMLIKLSEPATINEYVQPVALPTSCAPAGTMCTVSGWGVTMSSSADSNRLQCLDIPILSKEDCDNSYPDMITDAMFCAGYLEGGKDSCQGDSGGPVVCDGELQGVVSWGFGCAEKNHPGVYAKTCIFTDWLQSTMASY, from the exons ATGAGGTTTCTGGTGTTCGTTCTGCTCCTAGGAGCTGCCT TTGCCACGGAGGATGACAAGATCGTTGGCGGGCGTGAGTGCAGGCCTCACTCCCAGCCCCATCAGGTGTCTCTGAACTCTGGCTACCACTTCTGCGGCGGCTCCCTGGTCAACGAGAACTGGGTCGTGTCTGCCGCTCACTGCTACAAGTC CAAGATGGACATTGTTCTCGGTGACCACAACCGCTGGTTCATGGACGGCAATGAGCAGATCATTTCTGCTGCCCGTGTGATCCCCCATCCCAACTATGAATCCTGGCTGGTTAACAATGACATCATGCTGATCAAGCTGAGCGAACCCGCCACCATCAATGAGTACGTGCAGCCTGTGGCTCTGCCCACTAGCTGTGCCCCCGCTGGCACCATGTGCACCGTCTCCGGTTGGGGTGTGACCATGAGCTCCT CTGCTGACAGCAACAGACTGCAGTGCCTGGACATCCCCATCCTGTCTAAAGAGGACTGTGACAACTCCTACCCCGACATGATCACTGATGCCATGTTCTGCGCTGGATATCTGGAGGGAGGCAAGGACTCCTGCCAG ggtgaCTCTGGTGGCCCCGTGGTGTGCGACGGTGAGCTGCAGGGTGTCGTGTCCTGGGGCTTTGGGTGCGCTGAGAAGAACCACCCTGGTGTCTACGCTAAG ACCTGCATTTTCACTGACTGGCTGCAGAGCACCATGGCCAGCTACTAA
- the mrpl17 gene encoding large ribosomal subunit protein bL17m, which translates to MRLTLQMLISHGRVARKLGLGPESRINLLRNILTGLVRHERIETTLARADEVRFYAEKLIDYAKKGDTDQKAMKMASFWLTEKDLVPKLFKVLAPRFETQPNGYTRIARLPNRQNLDRAKMAVLEYKGNPFPPLYPVKKQNELTLINQLLKGYREERAQQLADKA; encoded by the exons ATGCGTCTTACGTTGCAAATGTTGATTTCCCACGGACGGGTGGCTCGCAAGTTGGGTCTCGGTCCCGAGTCCCGAATCAACCTGCTGCGGAACATCCTGACGGGACTGGTCCGCCACGAGAGGATAGAAACCACGCTGGCCCGGGCGGACGAAGTGCGCTTCTATGCGGAAAAG CTGATTGACTACGCCAAAAAGGGAGACACTGACCAGAAGGCGATGAAAATGGCCAGCTTCTGGCTGACG GAAAAGGATCTGGTCCCAAAGCTGTTTAAGGTCCTCGCTCCCCGGTTTGAGACCCAGCCGAACGGCTACACCCGGATTGCGCGCCTTCCCAACAGGCAGAACCTGGACAGAGCCAAGATGGCTGTCCTGGAGTACAAAGGAAACCCCTTCCCACCTCTCTACCCTGTGAAAAAACAGAACGAACTGACCCTCATCAACCAGCTGCTCAAAGgctacagagaggagagggcacaGCAGCTAGCAGACAAAGCTTAA